The DNA window ATCTTTTTATCCTTTTTCATAAATGTaaccctttttaattttttagagagcATGATGGGATGCAGGATGAACATTCAGAAACGGGATCTAACTTTCCTCTCCACCAATTTAGAGAGGTAAGTGTTCATGATAGACAAAACATTTGAACGAAGAGATGGTCATAGTTTAAggaagttgcaaaattgcaaCTTTCATGTCAACTGATAAACCACTTGCGGCAGAATCTCGTtgacaaaatttaagaaactcTAATTTCAGTTATAATGAATGATCGAACGAAGAACATACAAGGTGTCCTAGGCCACCGTTACTAGGCTCTGTTGATTATTTTAAGTTGAATGAGGTCAAGGACCATGGAAACGATTCGGGAGTTGACCCCAAAGAATCATAAATTCGTCACCCCGAAGTCCCCATCGTTTCTTTGAGGAGGAAAAAGGGGAGGCCTGTCTTCGACTTTTAGGATTTATACCCCAAAGACAGGCTATGTAGGGCCTCGGGATGAtgagattcggattcctcggggTCAATTCTCTACTTGTACCCACGGTCCTTTACTTCTTCCGACATAAaataactgagaaaaaagtcTGGTACAGGGTGGTCAGGAACTCAATGtgcatcataaaaaaatgttgcgagcacttttctctttttgatTATTCTAATAATTAGTCCCCCCTTTTCCATTATAAAAAACAAGAACGTATTAGCAAGTACGACTGACTATGATACAATTATATTATCATCATGATCAGAAAAATCAAAACAGCTGAACCAAACATTTCTGAACCTGCATTGATCAAAAGGTCATTTAAGATGTATGGCTGGTTTataattttgtgattttctaTCCCATTAAAGTTTCTGGCTTCTTTTCCAttgaattttgtgatttttttatccCATGAATGTTCATTTGTGCAGGTCAACTGAGATGATTCACACAAGACTATTCAATGTGCTGCTACAGCCAGATTTGATTTACTACCTTCTCGGCAAAAAACAGGAGATAAATAATTGTGTGAAAGGAATGCATGCTTTAGCCAAAGAGGTTCGTTTTTCATCGTTacgtaaaaattatttcagaaatataaATTGCGATCGTTAGCAGAAAATGAGAAGGAGACACGGAGAAGTTCGATCAAAAGAAATAAACACATACATGCATGAATGCAAAATGGCGGAATAAAACTGGTATTTTGATGGtatctttttaatattttacgatCTTCTGATGGTTTCAGATAGTTGAATTGCAAACAAGGCGTAGAGATGATGCAAGACAGTCCAAATCTGAGAcaggtaattttttcaaaaattgaaataaaaatacaattccATATTCTTCAATATTTCTCTAAAACAAGGGTCATTACTAGATTAATCTTTTACATACAGTGGCCGAAACTTTTCACACATTTTGTgagatttatattttaaaaaatgatgaagcaTTTACCTAGCTTATTTTtatgtcagaaaattttaccaaattttaaattggGCATGAGGTGAGAGTATCCAGGGCTTTCATGAATATATGAGTACATTTATGCACAATACACTTGatttaatattttcagaaatggtgccagttttcatggaaaatctaTTAAAGGCCATCGAATCAGGAATCATTCCAAAAGAACGTGCCGTCGATGAAACTGTTGACATGATAATCGCCGTAAGTAAAATAACTGATGCACCACAAAATATACTTGCAACATATGGAAAGTACGTTGTGCTGGTTTAaaacttaaatatttttgactgCTTAAAAACTAGGTGCTGACGTAGTTTTTACTCGAAATTCAATTGATTCTCTGCACATTTTTATGAATTCGCATCTTTTTCTTGAAGTTATTTGTGACAATTGATCTGTTGCACACATGAGATACAGGCGAATGAAAAACCCTTTTTTCGttaattccacgaaaaaatcACTATGAGCACAtggaaaaagtctgaaattcactttACAGCTCGCAATTTGTGTAGTTTTTAACGCGCTTTTCCGAATCGCTTGCGGTATGCGGCAGctggcagtttaattttttcgccGTCTTCCAGGTTTGCCCAGAAAGAGACGTGAAAAAATCCGACGTGAATAAGCAAACAAAACTTTGTCTTGCATATGATATCAATCGCTTTTAGGCGCTTGTTGTCTTCTTATTACCCCGTGTTACAAAAACTTAAGCTTAGGTCGATAGAAATCATGCAAAAGGGAGGTTTgtagggctggatttacctccttgccgcccatgggccgcctgtagtttgccgcccccttctcattcgttttgaaacatcaataaaaaccatcaagagaacgagccggtgggggaggggtgcatatgcatgagacgcgtttacttgtgttggaagcattttttgcgaaagccctgtcaacactactagcaaaagttaacggaactttgcgcgaaagttaagttccgtaaacctatctctgtgacttccatttataagaaatgaaccaaaaaattatgaaagaacaaacataaatgtggtttaataagtttaacttctgccgccgcgccgcgctgacctcACTGtctgatgcaatgcgtgaagtattcattcagtcttgtaggcgctgtgcgtttcacgtcgaccgctgctgaccgcgtcgtgtttgacgcaatgcgtgaagtattcatgtagtcttgtaggcactaatatgtgttacattaCTGTTACATGGCGACCACTAcggcgagggcttctccttttcatctcaagtcttggTCATCATTGCCCTCTGCGCcacgccgctccaggccaaattgcgtgtttggtttctctcttaaatcgactgattaaaggtgctgtctcttgtatcaccgaaagacgacaaaattagaacttACTATACTCTttagaaatgagagattttgtcgccttttctcatttgtaatttttttcagaatccaatttttttcatacctacatgtaaaaaattgcaaaatttgccgcctcctaaatttgccgccatgggccgcggcccatatggccatcccctaaatccggccctggaggcTTGTAATAGTTTTAAAGATTTCTTCATTTAAGTTTGATTTTCTTGcgtctctttctctctctctctccccccccttCTCTCTCTAACTCTCTCTAGGGAAACCTGATTCCTAGTCATTAAGGAAAACGGCCCTCGAACGCAAGCAGTTTGAAAAAGCTCATTATGAACTACGAAGATTTCGTGCTAAGGAGTTTATTCCagaatctgccgtgctaaggaagaacgccgtaagaacattcgagagttgccagatttccctcgataaaatatgtatttttaacgacattcatgcacatttttccttgaaatttgcagatattttagattaaatttcgtacaaaattttctggaaattttgggagatatatttgcaattttccgaggaaattcggtttttatcagaggaaacttgataacgtctgaaggctcatacggcgtatttccttaggCCGGTAGAAAATGATTTTGTATGCTCATTACAACTTTCGCACGATTttaccttcaataagtcgattcatttggctgtatctcttttGAGCAAGAGACTCAGTGCATATTCAAAATGGCCACCTcgaaccaaaaacaaaaaaaaatcaagttcatcTATTTGgcgaaattttctttcttaaattttcaagaggaaaaataacGCATATGTATAGGTTATTTCACTTTGTTCAACGATCAAAGTGCTAAAATTGTTACCTTGTTATTTATGTATTACTTCCTAAACTGTTTATACAGAGATTAAATAGTTCTCAGAcctaaaaagtgaaatttttcctAGGGCTCTGTGACCACAGCAACAACCGCTGCTTGGATGCTCACAATTTTTGCCCAACGACCAGACATCCAAGGAAAAGCTTACAAAGAGATCATGGAAACTTGCGGTGACCGAGAGATCACCTTAGAGGATACCTCGAAATTTAATTACTTGGAGATGGTCCTCAAGGAGACATTAAGACATTTTTGCATCCCCTTCATTAGTCGCACGATAACCGAGGATCTTGTAGTTGACGGTGCGTATTGGTAGTAGTGTAGCACTAAATGGAgtaatatttatttactttttatttgttttaacctaatttttattttttgtcgatATGTTTCCTTGCAGAAAAGGACTCGGAACGGTGTGGTGATAAGTTGAATTTTGAAACCCTGAACTAATACATTTCTGTTCGGTTTATGCTGTCATTCAAGGGTTTgacttttttgttgcatttagcaaaaaattcCACGAAACAACAATTTCTCATCAAGTTAGAGGACACCTGAGCTTCTCCTTAGGGATAATCGAGAAACTAAGTCTATAATGAATTGAGAGGAgttgtgttttcttttctttaaaaaagaagaagaagaagaagaaaattgtatAGTTTTAGTATTGAGGCGGCAGTACTTAACGCGAAGCAATCTATTATGAGAGCACgcatttccttcaaaatttggcGCAAGGAAAGGGGAGAGGGATaaggaaaactaaaaaaaattgttcctggTAATTTTGTGCCCAGGAGTATACTCGTTGGCGGATGCAATCGGAGTCCTAATAGCATTTACTAAATTCTGGGAGTTCTTAAGCTTGAGTATGATggtaaataaactaaaaaaaattgttcctggTAATTTTGTGCCCAGGAGTATAATCGTTGGGGGGATGCAATCGGAGTCCTAATAGCATTTACTAAATTCTGGGAGTTCTTGAGCTTGAGTATGATGGTAAATACTATACCAGGACTTTGCTTGCCCTCATCCATAAGTTAACCTTGACGCAAAATCCGACAGACTTATAATGCAATATTATGATATTAACTATCGATATTGAACGGAAAAATCATGTTACATGATACACAATACTACACAAAGACACGAAGTCCCCTCCCTATTGACCCACGATATTTTCAAAAGGTAATAATTCGATTCGgagtttatttcatttttaatagtaAAAAACCACCAGTGATGAATACAGCCACCCTTCAGTCTTTAATAAATTAGTGTTAAtgtacactgtaaaaaaatgtcttaagatattattttgacttaaagcgtcgtttcttgtcgacaataTTTGGCTTTttttaaagtcagttttttctAGCAAAAGAAATGGTGTTttgttatcttttttttaaaatttaggccTCACGATCGTAAAACAACGGttctttaactaaaaaactgactttaagttaaTCCGCACGGATTAAACTCAAAGAAACCTCTTGTCAGCATTAAACGACGCTTTAAGGAAacatcaagaattttttttttcaaagtaaggAAGGAGACAATAATAATGTAACCCATATCTGTTCATGTCGATACCTTCATTTCTCTCCCATTCTTTCCACAGAGAATATGACGATTCCAGCGGAAGTTAATGTCATTTTGAGCCTTTTCGTGTTGCATCACAACGCTGAAAATTGGGAAAAGCCGAATGAATTTTATCCTGAGAATTTTTCACCCATGAATGAACTCAAGAGACCAAAAGGCGCCTTTTTACCGTTTTTAACAGGCCCACGGCATTGTCCAGGTAAGAAAATACTAAAACTATTGAGACTTTATTATTCACTTGAATATTGCTAAACACACGCTTTTGTACCGTTAACGCAATGACGCCAGTTTTTTCGCAGAATTAATTGAACACCTTAAATTCTTTAGTTCGCACTGTGTTTTACTGTAATAAAtcaatttaatgaaataaaatatttttctcttttgttttcaGGGAGTAAGTACGCATTCAGTTCCATCAAATTCCTAGTGGCAAATGCTCTTTTACGTTACGAATTTTCATCTGATGAAAAAATGGACGACCTCCCTAACGCCAGTTATAGAATGATATTTATGTTGTGGCCCCTCTCTGGATTCAGGGCGAAAATTAAAAAGCGATCATAGTATTAAGgaacatcattttatttttcaacattgatCAATTATTCATAGAATGGAATGATGGGCGCCGTGGTTAAATTCCCCATGTTAtcaattttgtgtgtttttgtttgtttgtaagAATTTTGTACCACTTGAATTTGACACAAGTCAATTCATCTTCGTCAATATTTGTATTTCTGGTCAATTTTGCGACGAACATTTTTATTGATCGTTTCAAGTATATAATTGTATACTTTTTTAGCCCTGTGTTCattcttattttgtaaatttatttatttgttaatGAATGcctattaaagaaaataaagacataaatgtgaaaaaaaagaaaatctcttGATTTCAGGACTGATTTCAGTGCCTCCTTTTTTATTCATCGGTACATTTTGCATGCTAAATAGACACAATTGGACAGTAGCTCTCTTAAATCCGCCGAAACCTCAAAAATTAGAACAAAAACCGTATGCATCACTCAGACGCCAAAGGTGAGTGACGCTGCGATCCGCCTTGTTAAATGCAACTTACTTTGTTCCACGGAAATAAGAGGTCCGGCACTCGACATCGCCTAGCGGTTTCAGACATCCAGCACCGTTCTACACCCCAGGGGCGGAACTCGCAACTTTTCAGGCTCCTTCCTGCGAGCTTGAGAGCGTGCGTTACACTAATGGCAGCTTAATCTGTTAAAGCCGTTGCACGGATGAGACTGCTCCTTGCCAACGGGAACAATGTATGCGCCAGTTTTGGCACACCGTCTGACAAGACGGGCCTTAGGAGACGTTTCAAATAAAAGTAGGTGATGAAATCTTCTGTTTCTCAGGCACAATTGCCAAGCgtggaaataaaattaatagGTGGGTGTCTCTATTAAACTGAGAGTATTTCTGAAAATCAATTGAATCGTCATTGGCCGATCCAGCAAATTAGCagcattgtcttttctccaataaaacacatggaaatgtatcgatgtaatcgattatttaccgtaGGTTCAAATTGAGGaattccggtgttgccaaatttcctctccagtGCGCCTCTGTGAAGCGTGCGTCGTGCGAAAACGGCTAATGCCCATTTTTCCAaccttcaatttctttttcaggtTAATAATACTTTTCAGGAGTtgataaaatcatgaaagtAGCGTTAAGGCTCGTTTTGGTACCACTTTCATGGTGACATTTAACTCATGAAAGTTCAACCTAAAGAAACTCAAGACTACGGAAAAATGACACCATAGCAGTTTTCACACGGCATGATTCAATTAAGGTAACCATTATAATATTAGTGCGTACCAGTTAGCCCTGTTTAGTGCTCTTGTATAGATTCTCTGGTCAATAAggtgtcaaaaaaaaattctggatctACCTCCAGTTCTTTTCTCGAGGTTATGGTGTTTACAACCGGTTCGATAGAATTCTGCATGAATGGGCCCCAAAATTATGTGACAATTCTTATGAGCTTCAAATAGAACAGAGTAGAAACCGGTTACAACAATGAATGAACGTAAGCTCTGCAAGCTACAATGAACTCAATGGAACCAGTTGGTTTCTCTCCGTctaaaaaaatcagcattaacAGCTTCTTGAGAGAAAATCTACTTCGGTATTTCATTCTATTGCAATCTGCGGAGCTTTGCTCCTAAGGAGACCGTTAAAAGTTCTATAATCTTCGCCACAGTGCACCCGACCCTATAAAGAACTTGAGACAACTGCGAAACAGTAGTCCGTTAGGTCATTTGAATGCAGATTAAAAACGAATGTACTTTGCGCTGGTTCGGACAGCGAACAAGGTGTATTGAACGCGTATGATACGTTGTATTATCATATGGCTCTTTGTAAGAGCTCTAAAGTGTACACTCGCTCGCCCGATCAGCGTGTTATTAATTGTCATGGAAAGGGgactcggaaaacacgattttataaGCGCAACTTTTATACccgttcgttaaagtctccgagtcttTGTATCGAGATAAATTCATCAGCACTGCTTTTCTGTAAAAAGCGCTTATAAATCGCCaaggaaattgagaaaatataaTCCGCGACGCAATGCGTCTCATGTCTCGCGACtgtttttctacatttttcggttatttttcttttaatacttgAGGATGGAGACGATTTCAAACGGTCAAATGACCATTGTAAAGTTTTAGGAGAGCTCGAACTGCATTAAGTATACTGGTAAGTCGCAAAGAAAGTTATTTTTTGACTTAGCACATTTCTTCCGATTGTCGTAATAGCtggggacaaaaaaaaaaaaaaaaaaaaaaaaaaaaaaaaaaaaaatcgattttcataTAGTTTAgttttactttgaaaataaaaacgaaacaaaaattgGCCTAATACCATAGAGTTTTTACCAAACTCTTTACCAAAGAAatgagctgtttaaggaacggcTATGATTACGATTCTCAGGATCTGTGAAAGCCGCTATTACCTTTTTTTGTCTCTTATCATATCAACGAATTACTAGGTCTTCCTCATATCCTCAATCAAAAGTCGGATCGTGTGAGACCAGAATTGCCCTTGTGTCTACCTGGgcctacggggggggggggggggggggttacgagCGAAGTAACCCGAGTCCCGTTTTCTAACAAGTGCACCGCATCCATTATTACGTTTCTGAGCTGACCAAAGCTGCGGGAGTTGATGACCAATGACCATCAGGTGCGCAAACAACACGTGGTTGTCAAATTATGGGGgcaagtttttactttttctttaaaagttgATAATTAAACATGCGTACTTCTTTAGGGAATTCAAAAAtgtgaaagaaataaaaaatcatgaatCAACTTGGGTTTGTTGATGTCGTAATCGTTAACACCATGCAACTTTACAAGGAAAATAAGGTCGGTGATGTACCATGAATAGTCCGGTTGATAACTTTTTCTGAGGACTCcaaaaagaaaaactgcaaTCACACCGATATTTATCTGACTTGCAATATGTAGGAATAACTCGGGCATCAACAGTGTATTCAGGATATGAATGTCTGGTCGCCGTAACAAGAAGTCTAAAAGCAGGGGAAAGAATTAACACTATTAATAACCCCAACTGTCCGGTCACCTCAACCAGATTCTGGTTTCATTAATAGGCAAACTAGAAAAAGGACTTCCTGTgaagaaatgtttaaaaatttcgaccCATTCATCCAATCGGAATCATTCTGGGCTGCCtaaacagagagaaatttcaacaaaaaagtttggttaatacatgaagtgaaacacaaaataaccctagcctttggttgataatttcaagagaaaatgccagctagttttcttgaaggtTAATGAAAGACGAGTGGTGAATTCCAACGAAagcattttcccagtctcttcGTTGTTATCTGCACTAAATTCACTACAAACcataccaaaatcaacacaaaatttgttttaGTTTGTGTTTCATCTcctatatcaaccaaaagtaacacatgAACgcgaatatttttatcagtgtagaaAATTTTCCTCAGTGCAATAACGCGAAGAGCGATTAAAAATCAGAGAGTTTACCCTcgccctcactgaaaaaaagtagctcgGATCAAGCacgatgattcttgaatttgccgccaagaattttttttttttatcttgctttaagctaaCTTTtgcttgatacaagaaaaataatgcttgggttaagtaAAAAAGTAGCTTGTATTTACCAGAAAAagtcttgatttaagaagaagtacctcttggcggcaaatttaagattcttttttttttccgtcaATGCTCTTGCCCGACGAGGCAACATGTCTGCAAAGCAAAGCGAAGCGCAGAGGAGAGGCAACACATTTGTTAACAAACGAGTTCACTTGGCCGAGCTCAACACTTTATGCGCACCGTTCATCAAATTAAGCTCTTAAGTTTTtcagcgtcgcgtcgcgctgCGTCGCCCGCGGCTCCTCActctgtttctttttctttttctttttctttttctttttctttttctttttctttttctttttctttttctttttctttttctttttctagctCCGCAATCACATGCACGAAAATTTCGACCTCACGCAAGGGCAGTTCGCACTGCGATGGACACGCTCGCCGTAATCCCTATACCAACTCCGACTTTTTATGGGTGTTCGGTTGTCAATCGGGACCGTTGCTTCTAATTTAATTTGGGTATTTATAACTGCACTTTTAAGTAATTGGGCTGCTTCTTATCTCTAAGCGCTTTGCCGGGATGGCCCTCGAATCCTAGGTCGGATTTTCGAGACCGGATTCTCGAGTTATCAATTTGGGAGCCTCGCTGGCGTTGTGCTACACACGAAATTGACTTTTGAAGTCGGATCAGTTATGGGATGTAAAACTGAACGGTCAAAACGAaggttgaattttttgagaaaccCGCGTTTTTGTGACTTCACACTTTTACACTACTGACCTCCATCCAGAAGCGCTTTTAGTAGAAACAGAGAGCACATCACTGCGTTTTTAGTAGTTGAAGCTGTGATTATGTTTAATTAGATCAGAGGCTAAAAGACGTGCTGATGCgaaagctgaaaaaattttcACACGCTATTGCGCacttattaaaatttcaatgttgtcaagcGGCAGCGATTCAGATGTCAGAGAAACAACTTTCTCTcagtttcctcttgaaattacAGACCTCTCATCCTGATCAATAGTAACGAGACCAAATGTTTTGAGCCCGCCAATGTAAACTGTTGCTACGACTAATTAAACCACTGGAATCAATTCTCCAAAGATTATTTGCGTGGCCAACGGCTTAAAGTCTTGACCATTCAGGCATTACTCCTTAGGCTGAAATACCTACCCGGGTTGACCTACAGTGGCAATTCAGGAATTTTGAGAGCAACCTAAAGAGTAAATTTCATTCTTGGCAATGACTCGAAAATTAGCAATGGtacgaaaaatttgaggagatTGTTGTTTAAAATTGAATCTATTCTCCGGATACTTTActgatttcatttatttatttttttttaagccggCAACTGCTCGTTGTGATCCATGCGCCAGGCGAAAATTATTTCATATAGATGAGTTTGATGAGTAGATAAAAACTTCGGCGCATACGGCCGTGCGAGCGTGCGGGCGCAAGAAACAAACGGAGCTCCGCTTTGATTAAGCCATAACGGCCTAAATAGCGTGGCCGTATTGTTGGCGTGGCCGAATCGGTGATCGCCTCTGCCACGGTCCGGCTGCACGGTGCTTGCTCGGCCACGCATTTTAAGCCCTGACGCCAACTTCTGTtcaaattggaggaaatttccaattgcgattttgaaacatcatcaGTTGGAATCTCCTGATGAATGAAAGCACGGTGTCAAACAACACTCTCTCGTAAACTTTGTAAATGAGTTATTTTAAATCTATTGGACGATAATTTTTGGACATGACCTGCAGGTGTTATGCCAGTCGAATGTTTTTTGTCTATTCTGAATCTAGTGTCAAAGCTGCGGCTAAATTAGACTTGTAATAAATTGTAGACAACACTAATCCTTGAATATCTAGAATCCACAAGCTTGAGGTTGAAGAAGTCTCTTGGTGAGTAAAAATACTAGCTAGCTGCCCGTAATACAGCTTTTACCGTGAAAACGtgagccccaaaatttttcaatgcaaaTTGAGTTCGATTCAATTTTTGGTATTGTTAATTCTGACTaggttttttttcaacattcggATGCCTTTGGTCTACACTAATGGAATATAAACCAATCTTGGGTCAAAATTTCCCCTAAAAAGTCACAAGTGCTGCTGAAACGATTGCATTACTCAATATCATTAATTGAATGGCGACGCTTCTCACTGCACTTGGCGACCTTAATTTCAGGTGaacctgaaattttgagaatacAACCTTGAAATGAGTAACTACTTGCTGTGGATACATACTTGTGTGGGAAGAGTTTGATTAAAGTTCAAGGAATCGCCAATTCTTGTGTATTTGACATACACTGGAAAATGcctgcaaaatgaaatttttgtgtgaTCTTCCATCCAGAAAGTTCAACTGTTATATTTTTTCCTGTTATATCATCAATGGCTATGTAAATTAAAGAACTATGCATCTCCATTGCGACGTTTGAACTATCCGattatttatcattttcttgAGATAAAAGTGTTCTTCCTACGTCTTTGAAATACTTCGTTGGTATACTGCTAAATCCTTGAACAGAATTCGTATCAGAGAAGTTCaagaaaaacttttcgttaCTTTTCTTGTAAACGTATGAAGGTGATGTCTAATTTGAAAAGCCCTAATCAAAAGTGACCATTTTTCTGTTAATGGTATTTACTTAATTGGGAGGATGctgtatggacgtatttctgtcaatcagaactatgtgcattaagacatgagccttgagacctataagaatatatgcataacagggctcacgtcataatgcacatagttccgtttggtagaaatacatccatatgTGTTTAAATGTTTAGACATCATCTCCGAGGTACGCTTGGctcgatttggcaacgtccagtCATAGATGAGTGTTAGTAAGTCACCAACGGACGGTAAACACTTTTAGACCACGTTTTTCACGCTAGTGACTCCACCTCTCGTGCGCTATTTTTCTATCGTTTACTTTACTCACTCTCTTCACTTATATACCCTCGTTTTTTTTGGCTGAGGTTGCGTCTTGAACGGGGAAACAATTGTCTTG is part of the Bemisia tabaci chromosome 1, PGI_BMITA_v3 genome and encodes:
- the LOC109031969 gene encoding cytochrome P450 4c21 translates to MEFWNETPEITANPSLCIGLVTILLIFYIQQRWKYRRIHQFMKTLQGPPCIPYIGNAYFALQINDRNLCNVLKRQIEKFPNGGYWVKNMPWFVTGDLKVINALLSSSQNIDKSYIYSYFKEHAAGIICANGEDWRLIRKTVNPSFHASVLKSFGSTYRHHTKTFIEKVEKFADDEMMADLFVPLHLCTMDFICESMMGCRMNIQKRDLTFLSTNLERSTEMIHTRLFNVLLQPDLIYYLLGKKQEINNCVKGMHALAKEIVELQTRRRDDARQSKSETEMVPVFMENLLKAIESGIIPKERAVDETVDMIIAGSVTTATTAAWMLTIFAQRPDIQGKAYKEIMETCGDREITLEDTSKFNYLEMVLKETLRHFCIPFISRTITEDLVVDENMTIPAEVNVILSLFVLHHNAENWEKPNEFYPENFSPMNELKRPKGAFLPFLTGPRHCPGSKYAFSSIKFLVANALLRYEFSSDEKMDDLPNASYRMIFMLWPLSGFRAKIKKRS